One genomic region from Granulicatella adiacens ATCC 49175 encodes:
- a CDS encoding helix-turn-helix transcriptional regulator translates to MTQISLKAARVNVNLTQKEVAEKLGVHQQTIAKYEKDSTKIPMNLLHQLSALYKVKLDHIFLG, encoded by the coding sequence TTGACACAAATTTCGTTAAAAGCTGCAAGAGTTAACGTTAATTTAACTCAGAAAGAAGTAGCCGAAAAACTAGGAGTTCATCAACAAACTATCGCAAAATATGAGAAAGATAGTACTAAAATTCCTATGAATTTGCTACACCAATTAAGTGCACTATACAAAGTTAAATTAGATCATATTTTTTTAGGCTAG
- a CDS encoding tyrosine-type recombinase/integrase — MAKKRIDDRIKPYKKKNGQVYYQFKIYYGTNPKTGKKQYTTRRGFESVLAATTALQRLEVELMDTGLVVKQKFTYRELYNEWLVTYQKRVRPSTFQATVTYFKKHILPAFGDYYIDTITIQDCQAQVNRWYSNYPKSTQSYKIYAQMIFKYAQKLNLIEKNPMSLVDLPKSGDFKDDKLKYYDRETLIRFLEYIEPFKEVYTFFYLLSYTGLRCGEAFALTWNDIDFRNHSISVNKTVARSMEDKYISQTKTKNGMRTIRINGSLERLISEWKELSGNETYVFQNRNNSFYSSNTAVYWLNQILEGTNFPRITPHGFRHTHASLLAEAGADLKDIQDRLGHGDIQTTANIYTHVTNNKKDNTNDKFDKLMSIEGQKDGQKQKTENKKTTKPLI; from the coding sequence ATGGCAAAGAAAAGAATCGATGATAGAATCAAGCCTTATAAGAAGAAAAATGGGCAAGTCTATTATCAATTTAAAATCTATTATGGCACTAATCCTAAGACAGGCAAGAAGCAGTATACTACCAGACGTGGATTTGAATCGGTCTTAGCTGCAACTACTGCACTTCAACGACTAGAAGTTGAGTTGATGGATACTGGATTGGTTGTTAAACAAAAGTTCACTTACAGAGAGCTGTATAACGAATGGCTAGTAACGTATCAAAAAAGAGTAAGACCTAGTACGTTTCAAGCGACTGTGACTTATTTCAAGAAACACATACTGCCTGCGTTTGGTGACTACTACATCGATACAATTACCATTCAAGATTGCCAGGCTCAAGTGAACAGATGGTATTCGAATTATCCAAAGAGTACTCAGTCTTATAAGATATACGCTCAAATGATATTTAAGTATGCTCAGAAGTTGAATCTGATTGAAAAGAATCCTATGAGCTTAGTAGACTTGCCAAAGTCTGGTGATTTTAAAGACGATAAATTAAAGTATTATGATCGTGAGACATTAATCAGATTTCTTGAATATATCGAACCATTTAAGGAAGTATATACCTTCTTTTATCTATTAAGCTATACTGGATTAAGATGTGGTGAAGCATTTGCCTTAACTTGGAATGATATCGACTTTAGAAATCATTCTATAAGCGTAAATAAGACGGTAGCACGCTCAATGGAAGATAAATATATATCACAGACCAAGACTAAGAACGGAATGCGTACAATACGTATAAATGGAAGTTTAGAGCGATTGATTAGTGAGTGGAAGGAATTATCTGGAAATGAAACGTATGTGTTCCAGAATCGCAATAACTCGTTTTATTCATCCAATACAGCCGTTTACTGGTTGAATCAGATACTAGAAGGCACTAACTTTCCTAGAATCACACCTCATGGATTTAGGCACACTCACGCATCGTTATTGGCCGAAGCTGGAGCAGATTTAAAAGATATCCAGGACAGATTGGGCCATGGAGATATACAAACTACTGCTAACATATATACACACGTTACAAACAATAAAAAAGATAATACGAATGATAAATTTGACAAATTGATGTCTATAGAAGGTCAAAAGGATGGTCAAAAACAAAAAACGGAAAATAAAAAAACCACGAAACCGTTGATATAA
- a CDS encoding ArpU family phage packaging/lysis transcriptional regulator, protein MESIHLFDYPELDYKATKREVMKVIGRYKNALNKLYLKSAPRITPQYTIVPPSFTNEFHSSTEDAALWSDTVGKKFKDYVERVNTALNSIPSVNRVVIYRSLIQEQSDVLIGSEMNYSEFTIRDIRMEGIKQLAYALGVDVYQDGTSEGVEYD, encoded by the coding sequence TTGGAAAGTATTCACCTATTTGATTATCCGGAACTAGATTATAAAGCAACCAAGCGAGAAGTGATGAAAGTCATCGGTAGATATAAGAACGCATTAAATAAGTTGTATCTGAAGAGTGCGCCTCGCATCACTCCTCAGTATACGATTGTTCCACCTTCATTTACTAACGAGTTTCACTCATCTACAGAAGATGCTGCACTATGGAGTGACACTGTAGGAAAGAAATTCAAAGATTACGTTGAACGTGTGAACACTGCATTGAATAGTATTCCTTCAGTTAACCGAGTAGTAATTTACAGATCATTAATCCAGGAACAAAGCGATGTATTAATTGGAAGTGAAATGAATTACAGTGAATTCACTATTCGAGATATACGAATGGAAGGAATTAAACAACTAGCGTACGCACTAGGTGTAGATGTATATCAAGATGGAACATCGGAAGGTGTTGAATACGATTAG
- a CDS encoding ImmA/IrrE family metallo-endopeptidase yields the protein MEVTELVNRHNTANPFIIAEYENIDVKFVSLPSDLKGLMLSTPNDKPMIWINDNIRDCNLRYLVMAHELKHALDHYGLDGFYTAAYHGKGKLENEADRFATELMLLFYQEKYEDVPETFDTLKATFGIKEEMRKYY from the coding sequence TTGGAAGTAACTGAGTTAGTTAATCGTCACAATACGGCTAATCCGTTTATAATCGCTGAATATGAAAATATTGACGTGAAATTTGTGTCGTTACCTAGCGATTTGAAAGGCCTAATGTTATCGACTCCAAATGATAAACCTATGATTTGGATTAATGATAATATCCGTGATTGTAATTTGAGATATCTAGTGATGGCTCATGAATTGAAACATGCATTAGATCATTATGGGTTAGATGGATTCTACACTGCTGCATACCATGGGAAAGGGAAACTAGAGAATGAAGCAGATAGGTTTGCTACGGAATTAATGCTACTCTTCTATCAGGAAAAGTATGAAGATGTTCCGGAAACGTTCGATACGTTAAAAGCAACATTTGGAATCAAGGAAGAAATGAGAAAGTATTACTAA
- a CDS encoding HNH endonuclease, protein MVRKTLNTSRWKRLRNYVMARDGYRCQESLRYGQSVPAEMVHHIYPVREYPELEFVAWNLVALSNYQHNKMHNRNTDEITKKGKEWQKRKKREFEKFYSTPPLKN, encoded by the coding sequence ATGGTTAGAAAAACATTGAATACATCTCGATGGAAAAGATTGAGAAATTATGTAATGGCTCGTGACGGTTATCGATGTCAAGAGTCACTAAGATACGGACAATCAGTTCCAGCAGAAATGGTTCATCATATTTATCCAGTGAGAGAATATCCTGAACTAGAATTTGTAGCTTGGAATTTGGTAGCTCTATCGAACTATCAACATAACAAGATGCATAATCGGAACACGGATGAAATTACTAAAAAAGGAAAAGAATGGCAAAAACGAAAAAAACGAGAATTTGAAAAATTTTATTCAACCCCCCCACTCAAAAATTAA
- a CDS encoding NYN domain-containing protein, producing the protein MKVAILVDGGYYKKKAMKAFGNISAKDRAMELYSYCNRHLKETLFQKEVHHDLYRIFYYDCPPIDKQVFHPVLGTVVDFSRSDTKSWTNDFFKELSRKRKIALRLGELSENTVHYNLKYDSTKKLVNGSKSVEDLTTTDFELNLEQKGVDMRIGLDIAQLAFKKQVEKIILIAGDSDFVPAAKLARREGIDFILDPLGAHIKDNLSLHIDGLRTCDSAFKTLSN; encoded by the coding sequence ATGAAAGTAGCAATCTTAGTTGATGGTGGATATTACAAAAAAAAAGCTATGAAGGCTTTTGGAAATATTAGTGCAAAAGATAGAGCTATGGAGTTATATAGTTATTGCAATAGACATTTGAAAGAAACTCTCTTTCAAAAAGAAGTTCATCATGATTTGTATAGAATATTTTATTATGATTGTCCACCAATTGATAAACAAGTATTTCATCCGGTACTAGGAACAGTAGTTGATTTTTCGAGAAGTGATACTAAATCTTGGACAAATGATTTTTTTAAGGAGCTAAGCCGTAAAAGAAAAATCGCTCTCCGTTTAGGAGAATTGAGTGAAAATACTGTCCATTATAATTTAAAATACGATTCTACAAAAAAATTAGTAAATGGTTCTAAAAGTGTTGAAGATTTAACTACAACAGATTTCGAGTTAAATTTAGAACAAAAAGGTGTGGATATGCGTATAGGTTTAGATATTGCGCAATTAGCCTTTAAGAAGCAAGTTGAAAAAATTATATTAATTGCTGGAGATAGCGATTTTGTTCCAGCAGCTAAGTTAGCTCGTAGAGAAGGAATTGATTTCATTTTAGATCCTTTAGGAGCTCATATTAAAGATAATCTATCGTTACATATTGATGGACTAAGAACATGTGACAGTGCTTTTAAAACATTATCAAACTAA
- a CDS encoding MazG-like family protein: MNLNDPIKKRRIEREELIRLVQNWFVERGLDTLDGSGQLIKLQEEVDELKEAYIHINRDEEIDAVGDITVVLIGYCMQRNLDFLDCLESAYHEIKDRKGKVINGVFVKEVQ; encoded by the coding sequence ATGAATTTAAATGATCCAATTAAAAAAAGACGAATCGAACGTGAAGAGTTAATCCGATTAGTTCAAAACTGGTTTGTAGAACGTGGTTTGGATACGCTGGACGGAAGTGGCCAGCTAATTAAACTACAGGAAGAAGTGGATGAATTAAAAGAAGCATATATCCATATCAACCGCGATGAAGAGATTGACGCGGTTGGAGATATTACTGTAGTACTAATCGGGTATTGCATGCAACGTAATCTTGATTTCTTAGATTGCTTAGAAAGTGCTTATCATGAGATTAAGGACCGCAAAGGTAAAGTTATCAATGGTGTGTTCGTTAAAGAGGTGCAGTAA
- a CDS encoding DUF3310 domain-containing protein, with protein MDLVNVSKLYENAKIKEAVKHPKHYQGINGLEVFTVMENFIPKYENSFDGYIAGNVLKYVLRAPSKGKMLEDLKKAKEHLDLLIERLED; from the coding sequence ATGGATTTAGTGAATGTGAGTAAATTATATGAAAATGCAAAAATCAAAGAGGCAGTAAAACATCCAAAGCATTACCAAGGAATTAACGGGTTAGAAGTCTTCACCGTAATGGAAAATTTCATTCCAAAATACGAGAACTCGTTTGATGGATATATTGCAGGTAACGTTTTGAAGTATGTGTTGCGAGCGCCTAGCAAAGGTAAAATGCTCGAGGATCTAAAAAAAGCAAAGGAACATTTGGACTTGTTAATTGAAAGGTTAGAGGATTAA
- a CDS encoding terminase large subunit: MNPYVQRAINYANDVIDGKIDSCEEKILEAKRFFRDLENPKFYLNEDDINVAVNFIENVIVHYQGEDVSAVSLRNTPMKLQEWQMFIVVNLLGFYKTGTIETRFKESLVFIPRKQGKTAFTASLALCRSLMERKSSSKCYIVAAGIRQSLEAFGFMRFNVDRWHDKHISIKDNNSEHSITGEFGKEGSFFVQALANDESRLDALNGNFIILDEAHTMRSSKKYGKMKKTLSAYRNKLLFIISTAGDIPNGFLANRLKYCKKVLEQSIENDELFIFICKANEDKDGMPIDYISDKTLRMANPSCGVTVTIEELRAEAEMALNDPQTRMEFFNTTLNVFTNSMNTYFNVDEFIASDEQFNWTIDELAKLPIKWYGGADLSKMHDLTAAALVGEYEHDGKKIDIAVTHAFFPIVAAKEKAEDDGIPLFGWKDDGWLTMSNTKTVLYDDIVKWFIKMRQLGFNIRSVGFDRKFGREFVMKMKKNKFKMKDQPQFFWKKSEGFRRIEMKVKNKEFYYAHSEAFEYCVGNVRAIEKTDDMIQYEKADGDGGTQRIDIFDATVFATVQMLEEKDNNNSEKAKSFFGLKGE, from the coding sequence ATGAATCCATACGTTCAGAGAGCTATCAACTATGCGAACGATGTAATTGATGGAAAAATCGATTCGTGTGAAGAAAAGATACTTGAAGCTAAACGGTTTTTTAGAGATTTAGAAAATCCAAAGTTCTATCTAAACGAGGATGATATTAACGTAGCTGTTAACTTCATTGAAAATGTGATAGTTCATTATCAAGGAGAAGACGTTAGTGCAGTAAGTCTTCGTAATACTCCAATGAAACTTCAAGAATGGCAAATGTTCATTGTGGTTAATCTTCTAGGATTTTATAAAACTGGAACTATAGAAACTAGGTTTAAAGAATCTCTAGTATTTATTCCACGTAAACAAGGGAAGACAGCTTTCACTGCTTCGCTTGCTCTATGTAGATCACTAATGGAACGTAAGAGTTCGTCTAAGTGCTACATCGTAGCAGCTGGAATTAGACAATCGCTAGAAGCATTTGGATTTATGCGATTTAATGTAGATCGTTGGCATGATAAACATATCAGTATTAAAGATAATAATTCAGAGCATTCCATTACTGGCGAGTTTGGTAAGGAAGGCTCTTTCTTTGTACAAGCGCTAGCAAACGATGAATCTCGATTAGATGCATTGAATGGAAACTTCATCATCTTAGATGAGGCACACACTATGCGTAGCTCTAAGAAGTACGGAAAGATGAAGAAGACATTAAGTGCGTATCGAAATAAGCTGTTATTTATCATCAGCACAGCAGGAGATATTCCAAATGGATTCTTAGCTAATCGCTTGAAGTACTGTAAGAAAGTTCTTGAACAGAGTATTGAGAACGACGAACTATTTATTTTTATTTGTAAAGCGAATGAAGATAAAGACGGAATGCCGATTGATTACATTTCAGATAAGACATTAAGGATGGCTAATCCTTCATGCGGTGTGACAGTGACTATTGAAGAGTTAAGAGCTGAAGCCGAGATGGCGCTTAATGATCCACAAACGCGGATGGAATTTTTCAATACAACATTGAACGTGTTTACCAACTCGATGAATACTTACTTCAATGTGGATGAGTTCATCGCAAGTGACGAGCAGTTCAATTGGACAATTGACGAGCTTGCTAAATTGCCGATTAAGTGGTATGGCGGTGCTGATCTTTCTAAAATGCACGACTTAACTGCTGCAGCGCTGGTTGGAGAGTACGAACACGATGGAAAGAAAATAGATATAGCAGTAACTCATGCATTCTTTCCTATCGTTGCTGCTAAAGAGAAAGCAGAAGATGATGGAATTCCATTGTTCGGATGGAAAGATGACGGCTGGCTTACGATGAGTAATACAAAAACAGTTTTATACGATGACATTGTAAAGTGGTTCATCAAAATGAGACAGTTAGGTTTCAATATTCGAAGTGTTGGATTTGATAGAAAATTCGGACGTGAATTTGTTATGAAAATGAAAAAGAATAAATTCAAAATGAAAGACCAACCACAGTTTTTCTGGAAAAAGTCAGAAGGCTTTAGAAGGATTGAAATGAAAGTTAAAAACAAAGAATTCTACTATGCACATAGTGAAGCATTTGAATACTGTGTAGGGAATGTTCGAGCAATTGAAAAAACGGATGATATGATCCAATACGAAAAAGCGGATGGAGATGGTGGAACACAGCGTATTGATATTTTTGATGCAACTGTGTTCGCAACTGTTCAAATGCTAGAAGAAAAGGACAATAACAATTCTGAAAAAGCTAAAAGCTTTTTTGGGCTGAAAGGAGAATAA
- the nrdH gene encoding glutaredoxin-like protein NrdH, with amino-acid sequence MLTVYSKPNCIQCEMTKMWLNRNKIKYETVDVSEHPEKLEEIKLNGFQQLPVVALDDHFENAWSGFNLDRLEEFKESR; translated from the coding sequence ATGTTAACAGTTTATTCTAAACCAAATTGCATCCAGTGTGAGATGACTAAGATGTGGCTCAATCGAAATAAAATTAAATACGAGACAGTGGATGTATCTGAGCATCCAGAGAAGCTAGAAGAAATTAAATTAAACGGCTTCCAGCAGCTTCCTGTAGTGGCACTGGATGACCACTTCGAAAATGCCTGGTCTGGATTTAATTTAGACAGATTAGAAGAATTTAAGGAGAGCCGCTAA
- a CDS encoding site-specific integrase, with translation MNYVEPIRDKDDIQAMKDYLREWNERNYMMFLLGINSGLRISDIINLRVKDVQGWYIKTKELKTGKQLKRKMPPVLKKELREYIKGKPLHHYLFQSRNGKNQHISRCTAYLIIKIAADECGIDNVGTHTMRKTFGYHQYKKNKDVATLMELFNHSSPAITLKYIGIRQDQQDKVMTNFGL, from the coding sequence ATGAATTACGTTGAACCGATTCGAGATAAAGATGATATTCAAGCGATGAAGGATTACTTACGAGAATGGAACGAACGTAATTACATGATGTTCTTACTTGGAATTAATTCCGGATTACGCATTAGCGATATTATCAATCTGCGAGTTAAAGATGTGCAAGGATGGTACATCAAAACAAAAGAATTGAAAACAGGTAAACAACTCAAAAGGAAAATGCCTCCTGTTTTAAAGAAAGAACTGCGGGAGTACATCAAAGGGAAACCACTACACCATTATTTATTTCAAAGTCGAAACGGAAAGAATCAGCACATCAGTCGATGCACTGCATACTTAATTATTAAGATAGCTGCTGACGAATGTGGAATTGATAATGTAGGTACTCACACAATGAGAAAAACGTTTGGTTATCATCAGTACAAAAAGAACAAAGATGTAGCTACATTGATGGAACTATTCAATCATTCAAGTCCTGCAATCACTTTGAAATATATTGGAATTCGACAAGACCAGCAGGATAAAGTGATGACTAATTTTGGTTTGTAA
- a CDS encoding YjzC family protein, translating to MSKPIKPGTDNQPKGTYQEVGPKGGAVNRPRVVHIGDGDRLPPTQKPGNKWVKK from the coding sequence ATGTCTAAACCTATTAAACCAGGAACAGATAACCAACCAAAAGGCACATATCAAGAAGTTGGGCCAAAAGGCGGTGCTGTAAATCGACCTCGTGTTGTTCATATTGGTGATGGAGATCGTCTTCCTCCTACTCAAAAGCCTGGGAACAAATGGGTCAAAAAATAG
- a CDS encoding P27 family phage terminase small subunit — translation MARPITKKTIEKATEKKMKSLGTYRKEYADLISIYAGLLFQYTKYEKEHAERDYEVAEIYVNKAGAENYRKIPLVNVMETLRRDILTYSDRLMLNPKSLGEIIAQDSDSSIIDIMNKLGGKR, via the coding sequence TTGGCGAGACCAATTACAAAGAAAACAATTGAAAAAGCAACAGAAAAGAAAATGAAAAGTTTAGGAACTTATCGCAAAGAGTATGCGGACTTAATTAGTATTTATGCCGGCTTGTTATTCCAGTATACAAAGTATGAAAAAGAACACGCTGAACGGGATTACGAAGTAGCAGAAATTTACGTGAATAAAGCTGGCGCGGAAAACTACAGAAAGATTCCTCTAGTAAATGTTATGGAAACTCTGAGACGCGATATTTTAACTTACTCAGATAGGCTCATGCTTAATCCTAAATCGCTAGGAGAAATCATCGCTCAAGATTCAGATTCGTCTATCATCGATATTATGAACAAACTTGGTGGTAAGCGATGA
- the ssb gene encoding single-stranded DNA-binding protein: MINNVVLVGRLTKKPELKFTANGTKYTQFSVAVQKKFKSQNGEYESDFISCFMWSAAAENFTKFTNKGSLVGIEGRIQTRSYDKDGKRVYITEVVAENFSLLESKKVTESRSNVVQPIEESPFNGVSDDDLPF, translated from the coding sequence ATGATTAATAACGTTGTGCTAGTAGGCAGGCTAACCAAGAAACCAGAACTAAAATTTACAGCAAACGGTACAAAGTACACGCAATTCAGCGTAGCTGTACAAAAGAAATTTAAGAGCCAAAACGGTGAATATGAATCAGATTTCATTAGCTGCTTTATGTGGTCTGCTGCTGCAGAAAACTTTACAAAGTTCACAAACAAAGGCTCATTGGTTGGAATCGAAGGGCGAATTCAAACTAGAAGTTATGATAAAGACGGTAAGAGAGTATATATCACAGAAGTAGTTGCTGAGAACTTCTCGTTATTAGAATCAAAGAAAGTAACAGAATCTAGAAGCAATGTAGTTCAACCAATCGAAGAAAGTCCATTCAACGGAGTATCTGACGATGACTTGCCATTCTAA
- a CDS encoding replicative DNA helicase, with translation MNHYELEKSIIAALLNDFDKAQSTYLQAEWFTDNNFKTIFEILNNNGNRLDGLMELFAKLRAELKDKTIGYEYLMALQQENATTSGLDYLANQLHHEYLRAKLEKVKEEHTAFPTKQLEVEMLELLNAISKLSRKKNVGDLAETFEQFEYELEHDIEDGIKTFSGLDAALGGGIGPGMLITVGARPSVGKSAWTINLIDRALRRNEDLIVDLFSLEMSKKEVFSRFVAKMTTLNTYYLRKMNKMLKDSDKELVRATIEYFKHKDLKVYDTVSELNHILGIIKERAAGQSPGKYLAVIDYVGLIKVNNNRDRRLQIEQITRELKNLANEQQVPIVILSQLSRGVEQRQDKSPVLSDLRESGSIEQDSNVVGFLSNEETEANHEGYQRVKFSIKKNREGDLMDSTFKFFKARMDFVEEFK, from the coding sequence ATGAACCACTATGAACTAGAGAAATCAATCATAGCAGCATTGTTGAATGATTTTGACAAGGCACAATCAACATATCTGCAAGCCGAGTGGTTTACTGATAACAATTTCAAAACGATCTTTGAAATCTTGAATAATAATGGCAACCGTCTAGATGGACTGATGGAGCTATTTGCTAAATTAAGAGCTGAATTAAAAGATAAGACTATCGGATACGAGTATCTAATGGCCTTGCAGCAAGAAAACGCGACTACAAGCGGATTGGACTATCTAGCCAATCAGCTACATCATGAGTATTTAAGAGCTAAGTTGGAGAAAGTAAAAGAAGAACACACAGCATTCCCAACTAAGCAGCTTGAAGTTGAGATGTTAGAACTGTTGAATGCAATTTCTAAGCTCTCACGCAAAAAGAATGTTGGTGATTTAGCTGAAACATTCGAGCAATTCGAGTATGAGCTTGAGCATGATATTGAAGACGGCATCAAGACATTTAGCGGATTAGATGCGGCTTTAGGCGGAGGCATCGGCCCTGGAATGTTAATTACTGTTGGAGCTCGTCCATCGGTTGGAAAGAGCGCGTGGACTATCAATCTGATTGATAGAGCTTTGAGACGAAATGAAGATTTAATAGTAGACTTGTTTAGCCTAGAAATGAGCAAAAAAGAAGTGTTCTCAAGATTCGTGGCCAAAATGACGACACTTAACACATACTACTTACGCAAGATGAATAAGATGCTTAAAGATAGCGATAAGGAGCTAGTGAGAGCGACTATCGAATACTTTAAACACAAAGACTTGAAAGTATATGACACAGTGTCTGAATTGAACCATATTCTAGGAATTATCAAAGAAAGAGCTGCAGGACAATCACCAGGTAAATACTTAGCAGTCATTGATTATGTGGGACTTATTAAAGTGAATAATAATCGTGACAGAAGGCTACAAATTGAGCAGATTACACGAGAATTGAAGAATTTGGCCAACGAACAGCAAGTTCCTATCGTAATCCTATCGCAATTATCACGAGGAGTGGAGCAGCGCCAGGATAAGTCACCAGTACTAAGTGACTTGAGAGAGTCTGGCTCTATTGAGCAAGATTCGAATGTAGTCGGGTTCTTGAGCAATGAAGAAACAGAAGCCAATCATGAAGGCTATCAACGAGTTAAATTCTCAATCAAAAAGAACAGAGAAGGAGATTTGATGGATTCTACTTTCAAATTTTTCAAAGCTCGAATGGACTTTGTGGAGGAATTCAAATGA
- a CDS encoding conserved phage C-terminal domain-containing protein, whose protein sequence is MSSLLINEPPLQVLPSLAKEVGLNESIMLQQMHYWLLKSTHEFNQEYWFYKTLDEWQLEFPFWSTMTIRRILGNLEKNKLVKVGNFNKKKFDKTKWYTINYERVNRRCVQNEQTYCSDCTDGTVQNEQTYTRDYQESTTENNVSEEKPPKVVWTDETNHIIDYLNKRTGKKYSVKTKKTAQLVHKLLDNGFTVEDFERVIDIKCKQWLNNEKMNQYLRPRTLFSEKFEDYLNEAPARPKQQGASGQSVADKMRELFGSEWQA, encoded by the coding sequence ATGAGTAGTTTATTAATTAATGAACCACCTCTACAGGTATTACCTTCATTAGCTAAAGAGGTAGGTTTAAACGAATCAATAATGCTACAGCAAATGCATTACTGGTTATTAAAAAGCACACACGAGTTTAACCAAGAATATTGGTTTTACAAAACTCTAGACGAATGGCAATTAGAATTCCCATTCTGGTCAACAATGACAATCAGACGGATTTTAGGAAATTTAGAAAAAAATAAATTAGTGAAAGTAGGAAATTTCAACAAGAAGAAATTTGATAAAACAAAATGGTACACAATCAACTATGAACGAGTGAACAGACGATGTGTTCAAAATGAACAGACGTATTGTTCAGATTGTACAGATGGAACTGTTCAAAATGAACAGACCTATACCAGAGACTACCAGGAGAGTACTACAGAGAATAATGTCTCAGAGGAGAAACCGCCTAAGGTTGTATGGACTGATGAGACTAACCATATCATTGATTATCTGAATAAGCGAACAGGTAAGAAGTACTCTGTTAAGACTAAGAAGACTGCACAGCTAGTACATAAGTTACTGGATAATGGCTTCACAGTGGAAGACTTCGAGAGAGTTATTGATATCAAGTGTAAGCAATGGCTAAACAATGAAAAGATGAATCAATATCTCAGACCAAGAACGCTATTCAGTGAGAAATTCGAGGATTACTTAAACGAAGCACCAGCTAGACCTAAGCAGCAAGGAGCTTCTGGGCAATCGGTAGCAGATAAGATGAGAGAGCTATTTGGCTCAGAATGGCAGGCTTGA